GCAACAGGCTTTCGCGGGACTGGAGCATGTGCAGCCGTCCGATCTGCTGCGCTGGAGCCCCCGCCTGCGGCAAGCCTTCGGCAGGAAGTACGAGTTCGTCCATCCGGAGAACCCGGCCATCAATGGCTTGTCCCACGTGCTGTGGACGGGCACGCCGCAGCATCCGGAAGCCCACGCGCGCAATGCGGTGTTCTATGGCGACAAGGCCATAGACCGCTCGCCCTGCGGCACCGGCACGTCGGCGCGCATGGCGCAGTGGGCCGCGCAGGGCAAACTGGATGTGGGCAGCGATTTCGTGCACGAAAGCATCATCGGCACGCTGTTCCGCGGCCGCGTCGAGGCGCGCACGCGGGTCGGCGACCTGGACGCCATCGTGCCTTCCATCGAAGGCTGGGCGCGGATGACGGGGTACAACACCCTGTTCATCGACGACCGCGATCCGCTGGCGCATGGCTTTCAGCTCAAGGACAAGGTGTGATCATGGAAATCCGGCAAACCTTTATTCCGCATTGGCGCGTGCTGGCGGCGCTGCTGCTGACGTCGCTGCTGGCCGGCTGCGGCGTAAACACCATCCCCACCCTGGACGAGCAGGTCAAGGCCGCCTGGGCGCAGGTGGAAAACCAGTATCAGCGGCGTGCCGACCTGATCCCCAACCTGGTCGAAACCGTCAAGGGCTATGCCAAGCAGGAGCAGGACACCTTGACCGCGGTGGTTGAAGCCCGCGCCAAGGCGACGTCCATCCAGGTGGACGCCAGTACCGTGGACGATCCGCAGAAGCTGCAGCAGTACGACCAGGCGCAGCAGCAGCTGGGCAGCGCGCTGGGCCGCCTGCTGGTGGTGTCGGAACGCTATCCGGACCTGAAGTCCAACCAGAATTTCCTGGCGCTGCAGTCGCAGCTGGAAGGCACCGAAAACCGCATCGCGGTGGCGCGGCGCGACTATATCGCCGCCGTCGAGCGCTACAACACCGAGATCCGTACCTTCCCTGGCCGCCTGTGGCATATGGTCATGTACCGGGATCTGCCGCTGCGCGAAACGTTCAAGGCCAGCGCGCCGCAGGCCGACCAGGCGCCCAAGGTCAAGTTCTGATGATCAAAAGCGTGCTGCTGCGTGGCGTGGCGTGCTGGCTGGTGGCGACGGCGGCGCTGGCGGCGGGCGCCCAGCCCGCGTCCACGGCGACGCCGGCCAAGCCCGCTGCGGGCGCCGCCGCGCCGGCATCGCCTTCGACGGATGCCGCCGCACCGACGGCGCCGCCCGCACCCGCACCCGCACCCGGACCCGCGCCCGCGCCTGCACCGTCTTCCACGGGCGACGGCGGCACGGCTTCCGCACCGGCCGGCGCCACGGCGCCGGCGCTGATCGGCAGGGTGGTGGACAATGCCGGGCTGCTGAATCCGGCCACCAGCACGCGCCTGACCGACATGCTGGCCGCGCATGAGAAATCCACGGGCCAGCAGGTCGTCGTCGTGACGATCCCCAGCCTGCGCGGGGTTTCCATCGAGGACTTCGGCTACCAGCTGGGCCGGCGCTGGGGCATAGGCGAAAAAGGCAAGGACAACGGCGCGCTGCTGATCGTCGCGCGCGACGACCGCAAGGTGCGCATCGAAGTCGGCTACGGCCTGGAAGGCACGCTGACTGATGCGGCGTCTTCCGCCATCATCAACCAGATCATCATCCCGGCTTTCCGGCAGGGCGACTTCAACAAAGGCATCCTGGACGGCACCACCGCCATGCTGAAGGTCCTCAGCGGCGATCCCGATGCCGCGCCGGTACAGCAGGTGGTGGCGGAGCGCGACGGGCCGACGTCCATCCCGGTCTTCATCATCCTGCTGTTCATCGTCATCGTCGTGATCTCGCGCATGGGTGGCGGGGTGGGCGGCAGGCGCCGGGGTGGCGTGCTGCCAGGCGCCATCCTGGGCGGCATCGCCGGCAGCCGCGGCTCTTCGGGCGGCTTCGGCGGAGGCGGCGGCTTCGGCGGAGGCGGCGGCTTCGGCGGCGGGGGTGGTTTCTCGGGTGGCGGGGGCAGTTTCGGCGGCGGCGGCGCGTCGGGCAATTGGTAGCCACCGTCGCGCCATGGCCGTTTACTCGATCCGTCGCCTATCCCTGCCCCGCGGGGTCCCGCGTATGAAAGGCAATCCATGACACTGCTGAGTGAAACCGAACTGCAGCGGGTGGCGCAGACCATCGCCCGCGTCGAGCGCGACACCGACGCGGAGATTGTCACGGTGCTGGCCGAGCGCGCCGATGACTACGCCTATATCCCCTTGCTCTGGGCCAGCCTGATCGCGCTGGTGCTGCCGGGCATCCTGAACTACGGCATCGTGGCCCTGGGTCCGCACGAGCTGCTGTTCACGCAATGGGCGGTGTTCGTGGTCCTGGCGCTGCTGTTTCGCGTGCCGGCCATCACGACGCGCCTGATCCCGCACCACGTCAGGCGCTGGCGCGCGTCCAACCTGGCGCGGCGCCAGTTCCTGGAGCAGAACCTGCACCATACGCTGGGAGAGACCGGCATGCTGATCTTCGTATCGGAAGCCGAGCGCCACGTGGAGATCCTGGTGGATCGCGGCATCACCGCGCTGCTTCCCGATACCACCTGGGAACCCATCATCGCCGAGTTCACGCGTCAGGTCCGCCAGGGCCAGACCATACAGGGTTTCGTGGGCTGCATCGAAAGCTGCGGCGCGCTGCTCGCGCGCCATTTGCCCAGTACGTCGCAACGCGACGAACTGCCCAACCGCCTGGTGGTGCTGCGCTAGACCCTAGACCCGCATGCGGTCATCCGGACCGGCGGCGGGCCCGCCATAGCCGCGCTGGACATCCATCAGGTCGTCACGAAAATCGCGCCGCGCCCGATCCAGGTCCAGGCGCTGCCCGGCGGCGATGCGGGGCCGCGCCACCTCGCTTTCCCTGCGCAGCGATTCCCAGGCTTTTCTCAGGATATCGAAGGCGGCGCAGGCTTCGCGCTGGTCCTGCGTCAGGTCGTCGTCCGTGTACTGCAGCAGCGCGCCCTGCGCGGCCATGGCCGCCACGTTGTA
This genomic interval from Bordetella genomosp. 9 contains the following:
- a CDS encoding LemA family protein, with translation MEIRQTFIPHWRVLAALLLTSLLAGCGVNTIPTLDEQVKAAWAQVENQYQRRADLIPNLVETVKGYAKQEQDTLTAVVEARAKATSIQVDASTVDDPQKLQQYDQAQQQLGSALGRLLVVSERYPDLKSNQNFLALQSQLEGTENRIAVARRDYIAAVERYNTEIRTFPGRLWHMVMYRDLPLRETFKASAPQADQAPKVKF
- a CDS encoding TPM domain-containing protein produces the protein MTLLSETELQRVAQTIARVERDTDAEIVTVLAERADDYAYIPLLWASLIALVLPGILNYGIVALGPHELLFTQWAVFVVLALLFRVPAITTRLIPHHVRRWRASNLARRQFLEQNLHHTLGETGMLIFVSEAERHVEILVDRGITALLPDTTWEPIIAEFTRQVRQGQTIQGFVGCIESCGALLARHLPSTSQRDELPNRLVVLR
- a CDS encoding TPM domain-containing protein is translated as MIKSVLLRGVACWLVATAALAAGAQPASTATPAKPAAGAAAPASPSTDAAAPTAPPAPAPAPGPAPAPAPSSTGDGGTASAPAGATAPALIGRVVDNAGLLNPATSTRLTDMLAAHEKSTGQQVVVVTIPSLRGVSIEDFGYQLGRRWGIGEKGKDNGALLIVARDDRKVRIEVGYGLEGTLTDAASSAIINQIIIPAFRQGDFNKGILDGTTAMLKVLSGDPDAAPVQQVVAERDGPTSIPVFIILLFIVIVVISRMGGGVGGRRRGGVLPGAILGGIAGSRGSSGGFGGGGGFGGGGGFGGGGGFSGGGGSFGGGGASGNW